The Salvia miltiorrhiza cultivar Shanhuang (shh) chromosome 2, IMPLAD_Smil_shh, whole genome shotgun sequence DNA window ATTGTTTCTGTTGGGCTGCTAATTTCCTATTGCCTTTACCAGGTATTTTCCTTATTGTGTCTTCATAGCATGTTATACTACTAGTTTACAATTTGGCAGTCATTGGCTTAATCTAGGTTCATGGGCTAAGCTCCAAAATCCTAGGGTACCCTTTCAAAATCCATGTTCTTTTCCAATGATAGATTGGCTTCTCCTATTGCATCGAACTGCTTAACGAATTCTGATCGATAAATTTCCAAGAACAAATTTGATTTGGAGATCATCTTGTCCTATATTTTCCTTCAGCTTAACGTGAGATGAATAGGCTTCTTGTTACATCTACAGGATTGTCATCTTACTGTAATTGAAATTGTTGCAAATTCAGTTGATGTCTTTTCAATTAGGgaagtcaagtaattaaaatatttagaaaTGTTTGTGAGAGTTCAATCTATCAGTTCTTTTGTGAATTTCTACCTCTGTATGCTGTAACGCCTTAAGCCGTAATGGTGAGCTGCAAACTGCATGACTTGGCAACTAACTGTTGAAACTTATAACGGTTAATGTTTCTATGCAGTTAATAATGGTACTTTGACTAAATGTTTTAGATTGAATGCTTGTTTTAAACAATAGCTAACGTTCCTTGGAACTTGTTTTGCAGGTATTCCAGCCCTGGATTCAGAAGCGGCGGCTTGATTTTGTAAAGCATAAACATGTCATGGCAGGAATCCTAAAGCATTTTGATTCAAGTCCTTTAGGGAAGCTTAGCACAGAAGATGGAGAACCTAATGTTGATGTATTAAAGAAGTAAGTTTGGTGCTGTCACTTGTCACTATCTTTGCTTGCTATCTCTTTCAGCACTTTATTGATACCTAAAATCTGGTATTGTAGGATCTTTAAAAGGATTGATGATGACAATGATGGAATCCTTTCACGCTTAGAAATAAAGGCTCTAATTGTTGGAATCCATTTTAATGAGATAACTTTAGATCATGATGAAGCAGTGGAGAAAGTGCTTAAGGAATTCGATACTTCTCTTGACTCGAAAATTGATTGCGATGAGTTCATTGCTGGAGTCGGGAGATGGCTAAAAGAGGCCAGAAATTCAGTAGACGATTTTCACGCGGTATGGTGTCATTTAACCTAGATTCTTCTCTCGTTGGATTGTTGTCATCTCATGGTGTGCTTTTTCCTCTTTGGCAGGAAACAAAGAGAGAACATGATCTTTTGGGAAACCAACACGACGAGAGTGGTGAAGCTGTTGAGGATGCTCGATGGATCTCGATCAAAGCTGCACTTCTGTTGCTTCTGGGAACAGTTATTGCAGCTTCATTTGCTGATCCTCTGGTGGACGCTGTCAACAGTTTTTCTGCAGCGACAAGCATTCCTACCTTTTTCATCTCGTTTATTGCGCTGCCGTTGGCTACCAACTCAAGCGAGGCGGTGTCTGCAATTATATTTGCTAGCAGAAAGAAGCTAAGATCTGCCTCTTTGACATTCTCAGAGGTATGCTGCTCTGTCATTCTGTTATAGCATTGTGCATCAAAATCCTTGATAAAGAAAGAGTCTGATACATGGGTGTTTCAGCTGTACGGAGCAGTGACGATGAACAACGTGCTGTGCCTGTCGGTGTTCTTGGCCCTTGTATACGCGAGAGGGTTGGAGTGGAACTTCTCGTCGGAGGTACTGGTGATCTTGATGGTGTGCATCGTGATGGGGGTGTTTGCGAGCACCCGCACCACGTTCCCGCTGTGGACGTCTCTCGTAGCCTTCCTGCTCTATCCCATTTCCCTCGCACTTGTATATGTACTCGACTACGTCTTTGGCTGGTCGTAAATCCACATAATTGCATACATCTGCAATGCTTTCTGCTACACTTTTTTATTTACAAGAGGATCTCTGTGTATCAATGGAGTGTTTTCTCACCGGAATACATTCATATTTGCTTTCTTTCAGACCTAACAAATTCTCGCCACGTTAACCCAAAAACTTgtactataatttattaatccTCCATTTGAGTTTGCTTCATTTGAACACCCCACCTATCGGTTGAAAGGAAAACGTCttatgaaataagctgtgattCGTTGTCATCACtaattgaagattttttttattgcaattaaaatttattaatctcAATTAGAATTATTAATTCTCACCATCACAATCACAGGATGTTGCTCCTCGTCGATTTTGAACATATTCTATTATCAATCATAAATATCCAAGTTCAGTATGGGGGAGTCTTGTGCCTATACATACATCTAATGCTGGCATATATCTATATGCAAATAGTCATGTTTTAATACATAGATAAGATATAATGCTaacatatactctctccgtcccatctttttgtatccacttttagtagtaaatacaactaaaagtggatacaaaaagctgagacggagggagtattactgtTTTTTGAAGAGAAAAGCATCTCATCATGATACATGTTGAAGAGAAAGCgttttactaaaaatatttcGTCGTGATATATGTTGAAGAGAAAGCATCTtactaaaattaattttgtcatTAATAGTAAGTGTGTATAATGCAATTTACAGATGTAAATTTTAAATGGAACTATGTAACGGGGAGGGGTAGTAAAACGAAATAAATGCATTACATCATTGTGATTCCactattgaaaaaataataaacgtAGGTGAACACAACCAAATTACCACTCGAGTTAAAATACAGGATTAACAGTTGGAAGAAAGTACAAAATCTTGCATCTCCAATTAAGGTTAATTCACAAGAATAGGTATGCCTTAAATTTTGTAAAGAGGAGTAATTCCGAGCAAATGGAAACACTTTGTCATAACAACCGCCGTTCCTCTACTGATCCCACCACCTGCAGATTAGACAATTTGGATTAATAATAGAGTATACAAATTTAGAAATCTCATTCATACCTGGCAGTTGGTGTAAAGTCTTGTGATAAATTGTATAAATATTCACACAACCCATTTGGGAGAAGATTTGTACATGCTTCTTCCACAATCTAAACAGAAACACAAGAATATCCATAACATAATTACGAAGCCCTAAAACACGTTCATCGGGATGACCCAAGACAATCTGTTTCAAAGATTATTATAAGCTGTGAATAACAAGTTAATTATCTTCAAGTTCACCAAAAATTTCTCGACTTTTCAAAGATGATTTCTTTGCGCCTCTATGGAATTATGCATACTAATCCCTAGTAAGAACATGAGCATCTATGAAAGAAGAGAAAAGCTTGAAATATATTATTACCACATAAGAAAGCATTGTGAAATCAATAAAAGCTCATAGCCAAGAAGGGAGCTGTAGTACCTTTTTTAGTTCTTCGACGATGCAGATGCGAGCATGTGCATATAACAGGTACACAGCAGTATTGCCCTGCAAATCATACAAGCGAAGATGCAGGATACTCACTTAACAGCTCCATATCCAACTGCTTGGGCAGTTTTATCGAGCTCCTCTTCGGTCCATTCTTTATCTTTGCCGGGCATGCATTTGAAGCACTTGTTGGATCCAGTTTTCTCATTTCAGAGCATAAGTCGAGCAATATGAATCAATTCAGGCTCAGTTCACGTTTATGCAGGAAAGCCGGTAGTCCCAATGAATACAGCAACTCACCTCTTTCAATTAGAGCTGTTTTGCACCTACTTTTGGCTTCATCCAATAATTGACAGTTTtccatcttctccaagaacaaGCCCAAACCCAACATGGCTAGtttttggatacttactatcatCAGCTGGAAGCCAACCGGCTCGTTTGGCAGCCTGAAAAACATCCCTAAGCTCTCAGCATCAACTCCGGCAGGCAAGGTATCTAATACAAAGATACGATGAACCATGAGTGTAAGACATTCAGACTTACAGCAAAAAGCATTTCAAAGTGCTCTCTTTGGCCAACATCAGTGAGGTATATAATCCAGTCAACCTCCTCCTCATTTAGTCGATACCTACTTGTTGTACATGTAAGTCTTAAAACAAGCACACTTTCCACAGATACAAGTTTCTATCAGTTAAATGATTAGCGTATCAGCACTTGTACTGCAAATTTGCAATGATAGTCTAATAGGCACCATTATCCTGACCCTATTCCAGATAGTCTGATCTTGTAGTATATATGCTACGATAAAGTAAGAAAAACGATCCCAAAGAACCTTTCGTAACAGAAGATAAATTAGCGGACCTAGAAACATGGAAACTCACCACAGGGCAGCAAGATCTGTTGATGCATAATTGTAGCCACCATCCCTTTTTACAACAATAAGGGGTATGTTTTTTACAACATGGAAACTCACCACAGGGCACCTTCGCTTTCTTCAATTAATCCCTCTTTTTTCAGCAACTCCAGAGCACCAGCAATGTAGGGATTATAAAAGCTCTCTTCCtgggaaaaggaaaatagatGATATGTAATGCAAGGGGCATAGAAGCCAAAAATTGGTCAATGGGAATGATTTTTACAATACACTAGTAAAGATCTTCTAGGAAATAATACTAAGAGATATTACAAAGACCTTGTCGAGTATTCATCAAAAGCTTCAAATAGACCAGCCTGAGAAACTTAAAAAACATAGAAACCTCCATACCTTCTCCTCCAACTCAACTCCAAGACGCTGATACACCTTTTCAAATCCACCCCTACTGATTTTACAAATTTGAGCCCAAGCCTTCCGGTACTTCTCCTCCCCAGCCTGTAGATTTGATACATAGATATATATAGCACCGCACATAGAAAGTATAAACAGGCGCTCCCGTTTTATATAAAGTCAAAATGGGAATGAAACAATTCTTCAGGATCATCAGGGAAGACAAACCATTCTACCTGAAGACTGACAACTGCCCGCTGGGCTCTTTCCTTGAAAGCAGGGTCACTATCAAATCTTAGCTTTGATGCCTTGTAAAACGCCTGAGAAACCAGCAATTGGGAAATTGATGAATCCCAAGTAGCAAAACCCATAAACCTTTTAACAAAAATGAGCATTTGTATTTAATTCTGAAGATAGAGATGTGTTATAAGTTATTCAAAGTTAAATGAGTTATAAGAGAAAAAATCTTATAcggtattttgtttgttgatggTTAACCAACACAATGAATCAAGAAAAAACCCAATAGGTTAACATCATCAAGTAGAATTGCATGCTCAACACAGAGCTGGAGAATATAACTACACAGGATCTATAAAGACAGAAGGATATTCAAATTCAGCTCTCACCTCCAAGTCTCCTATGGCTTGATCATTGACAACTTCTATGCTTGGAAACTTTTCGAATAGGAACTCGATTAACATACCAAACTGGAAGCCAATCAAACAGCATTAGTATATAAAAGAATTTATAATGAACAATACAGCTGCCATTAAGATCAGCATCGGAGCACCATGAGGAGGTCCCTCATCTTCAACCAAATGGAAATTTGTACACAACTTATAGATAAAATCCAACAAGACATCTTATGACATTGTTGCATTCACttcataaataaacaaaaagctGAAATCTCTAATCAggatactaaaataaaaacctaAATTTTTGAAAgtttgcaaaaaaaaaacagaaagtaaaataaaaaccTAAATCTGCAGTTTCCCCAGAAAGTAAAAGATATTTTACCAACTAAAGGTAAATGTTCAAAATTTGGTTTCTCTTTGACAACTTCACAAATACaagtttcaaaataataaactaAAACAACAATAATTCATAACTACAAATTAATCTCTTCTTGAGAAATGGCACTGCTACTCATAATCACCAACAAAGATAGGTACATAGCTGCGTCCCCCAGTCCCCAACATGGTTTCTTCAAAAAACCTCCATATTGAATACTCCAGCATATGGGCATTTCTTTTGCTATATTAGGTGAGGAGAAATCAACCACAGCCCTTTTAACCGAAAGCTTAGGAGCCCACATTTCAATACCATCTACTAGCATGTTATGAATGCTCTGCAACAATTTCGGTAAGATCCATATAAGCCCATAAAGAGTATCTAACTAAAGCATTGTTACTGAAATTACCTTGGCTATCCATTGGCTTGACAATACAACATTTACAAAGCCATGCCCCGCAATTGAGGTTTCATGTATCATTTCTGATGGAGGAAGATTTGCTTTAATGgccaagaaaataaacaaacaacAGATCATCTCATATAACCAAGTTCCAAACCAACATAacatatcatttatataatcataCTTTTGCCATACTATATAGTAAAAAAGTAAACACATTCATCAAAACCTGTCCTATTTGTTGGGGATTTTAAAACTGGGTACTCCTTCCTTTAACTTTTGACCACAAGCCCATCGCATTGTTGCTGTCGAACGAGagaatttaaaatttgtaatgAAAGGTGGTGCAATACTGAATGATGATTACGCATTACAAATACATAATGCTTTCAAAAATATAATCCAAAAGTTTTAAGAGCAGATCAAATACCCTActaaaaaatatgagaaaaaatTGTACTACTACAACATAAAAAGGGAAATGCAATACCATTGGTAATCACCAAATTTTGGATTTTGACAAGGAGCAATAGCAGCCTCGATATCCACCTCCGGGACTGTTACTCTCAAAGATTCTTCAAATAGCTTTGCTAGCTGTTTCTTAAGACTACTGGCAGTTCCGCGATCCTGCTAATGATACATTAAACAAGAATTCACAACCGGCAAACCACACTAATTTGCAGCCTGTTTCAGCTTATTCAACTGAGCAACAGAAATAGGGTTTACACATAGATAAACTGTGATTGGATGTACAAGCACCAACCTGTGTTTCCTTACCAAGAATTTAAGCTTATGTAATAAGACAGTAATACGAACTTACACTCAACGATGATGCCTTGGCTCTGAGGACTATTCTTTGAGAAGTTCTAAGAATACCTGTCTAATTTTATGAGAATCACAACAAGATTTACAAACGATCCAGCAATCATTTGTTCTGATCACAAGAAGATTAACAAACAATTCACATTTTGCTACCACTAAAATTTAATTGCAAATTACAAAGTTACATATATATTTCAGAACGGTGATCTACCTACTATCGATTAATTTATGAAAACACCGTTTTTGACACTTTCTTTTTGGCGCCAAATttagaatatatttttttttccttctgtCTTTTATACTTGCATACAATAATTTCTCTGTATTCTTGTATTTGCATCaggtagttttttttttttttttgatagaaTTGGGTAACAAAAACAGATGCAATCCATGAAGCATTCATTCATTATTGACAACTAAGTTGGTGTCAATAATCAGTTGTGGCAGTTATTgttacaaaattaataaattaaaaaaattcttattgaaatttgaatttttgtgCAGATATTCAGAGAATTGCAGTTTGCAGGGCAGAGAGGGCACAACGAAGATGAGCAGACCACAATTAATTCATAGGAGTATCTGCGATTGAGAAGCAGCAGCATGCATCAACGCCACTACGAATTTCTTCAGATTTTTAATTTCATGTCTGAGAAAGACACTGTTGCTGTTGGAGAGATGAATGATTAAAGTTTGTGTGGTGCTGCTGGAGTCCAAAATCCGACAAAAAGCTAATTTTACATACTCCACTTTTTTGCTGAAACTCTAATAATTTTGCACTCAAATATTCAAATATTATAGTATgccatttatttttcaattatatcaTGAAAATTTGACTTTCACCATTTAATATTCAGCTACTGATTGTATGCAAATATATATTGGGACAATTTTTTCGATACTTGAGAACTGAGTATGAATGTTGCGACGTGGAAATATTGTGTAAGAATGAAAATTAACACCACATAAGctcaatttttcaatttttactaGTAAAATAGAAAATTAGTCTCAGAATAATGTTGTTTTGAACTTATATGACATTTTTAAACACATCATTGTTACATCAAGTCACACCAAATTCGTGACGATCATATTAAGCTTTTATATGCAAAAAATTGTCTAGTTTTATGTAACTTCAGTATCAATTGGTCAAAATTGATAATTGATGatagaattgaaaaaaatatgataGTTTATGATATACCCATTGACATTGTGCAATATAATAATGATTGCGATCTAAATGACATATTTAGGCATTTGAGTTCTTTTTTATTACAATATGCAACTACATAATTGTAATCAAAACTAAACTTAGAAACCCTGCATTACACAACTATACATCACAATTCACATGGATTGATGAGTAAATTGGTAATATTGATAACGATGGTTCCCTCCATCTCCCCAATCAGTATACAATTGTTTATGTATAGTTTTAGCAATACTGCATAAGATGAATCAGTATAGCAAACCTTGTGCCATCCTAGATATATATTTCTTCAAAATTGTGATTCCATTGCACCTTCATCCTGAGATTCAACGATGCGTAAACCCACCCCATATTTTCTGcattcaacaaaaataaactCATTCTCTATCCAACCAAAATCAAACTGGTGGGTTTAGGGATTAGGGCTCACAACCTTTACCATACTTAATGAAAGGTCACTAATACTTCCTCTTCCTTATCTTGAAAGTGGATGAGCGGATAACATCATCGTCTCTTTGTAGGGTTTCCCCAATAATCGAGATTGACTCTGGCTTGGTGAAGAAAGTGAAGAGAATCTGGATACTGTCCAAGTAAGTGTTGGTCTCTCCAGCTTTGTTTCTCTTCCTGATGCTGTAAGCAAGCGGGCGCACCCCTTTGTTCAACACCTCCACATACATAGCCCCCCCGGCACAGAGCAACTGCGTAGAAACAGAGTTTCATCACACGACTTCTCAAACATCCTAGAGAATTACAAACAAGCGCACTTCCCTTCTAACAAAATCAGTTACTTGATCTGGACATGGAGATGATACGGAAGAAAAGCATTTTCTTGTAAGTTGCACTTTCAACAACGCCAACTCACATGAGTAGATTCATTATTTCGTCAGCAAAATGTAGAACGATTACCTCTATTTCACATACTTAGAAGCTGCCATTTGATTTTCTGTCCTATCCGTCAAGAGTCATATTTCAGTAACAGCAAATCATGACATAGATTCATTATTTCATCACAGTTTCAGCTAAATGAAATACTTCACTTAGACTTAGCAACCTCAACTTAATTGGTACAATTTTCTCTATTTCCTTTGAAGAAGCTGCAATTGGATTTTCTTCCTATCCATCAAGAGGCGTATTGAACCTCTATGGTGGTGTTCACTTAAGGCGATATAGCTTGGATAGATAACATTATAGGCTAGTCTAAAGCATAGTTTGGTGTATTGAACtttgaacaacgtcgagaatgTTGGATCATGTAATCATTCACATACTCAATCCTATATAATGTAAATTCAATCTATCATCCAAAGTAAACGCCTCCTAAGATTATACGTTGCATAACTCGGAAACTGCCTACCACGAACACAATCCATCTTCTTCCTCACAACACCTTTCTACAGTAGAACACATTCAATTGAAGATCCTATATTTCAGCATAATCCAAGAGGAGGCACACTCCGATTCATCTACCCTAATTAAAAATTctaattgtgattaataaactCTAACTAGGGAGTAATGAACTGTAATTGGGAATTGGTGAACCCTAACGGGGGGTACGCAAGTTTTTGCATAATCTAGCTTATGATCATCAACATTGAACAAGAATAATATTGCATTCCTCTCCAAAATCCAAACTAGCACACAATATGTTCATTTCTAGCAAAGTATAAGCAGTTA harbors:
- the LOC131012035 gene encoding sodium/calcium exchanger NCL-like, yielding MAAPLKLKPKPNLLITFLVFLILCGCAYARLISDPADLISDGVSAAPFLRLYAADEACEQTYGFMPCTSSGIGSLFLILLYGYLMFLAATYLSAGSELLLEMLGPGLVGGLFLPILGALPDALLILVSGLSGTPETAQSQVSVGMGLLAGSTVMLLTTAWGTCIIVGKCDLENSVAVDSTDTKGFSLTGSGVSTDIWTSYAGIIMAISVIPFVVVQLPQVLNIDSGRHLVVLIALIVSVGLLISYCLYQVFQPWIQKRRLDFVKHKHVMAGILKHFDSSPLGKLSTEDGEPNVDVLKKIFKRIDDDNDGILSRLEIKALIVGIHFNEITLDHDEAVEKVLKEFDTSLDSKIDCDEFIAGVGRWLKEARNSVDDFHAETKREHDLLGNQHDESGEAVEDARWISIKAALLLLLGTVIAASFADPLVDAVNSFSAATSIPTFFISFIALPLATNSSEAVSAIIFASRKKLRSASLTFSELYGAVTMNNVLCLSVFLALVYARGLEWNFSSEVLVILMVCIVMGVFASTRTTFPLWTSLVAFLLYPISLALVYVLDYVFGWS